The Victivallis lenta genome window below encodes:
- a CDS encoding DUF3592 domain-containing protein has protein sequence MKRKNDQAGNNFKLMTASGVILLLFSLYFIRETVLLPCREAIASRSWLPTQAEVVSASLTARGTELRIDYRYTVGGRPYGSHRYDFFGRTHGTAETLLPLLRRFPAGKRITCHADPRRPFEAVIERSVPGRYYVRLAAGLAGAAAGLLLIVCAFRSRFRRRPSVQ, from the coding sequence ATGAAACGAAAAAATGACCAGGCCGGGAATAATTTCAAGCTGATGACGGCGTCCGGCGTCATCCTCCTGCTGTTCTCGCTTTATTTCATCCGCGAAACCGTGCTGCTTCCCTGCCGCGAAGCGATCGCTTCACGCAGCTGGCTTCCGACACAGGCGGAAGTCGTCTCCGCCTCGCTGACCGCGCGCGGAACCGAACTGCGGATCGACTACCGCTACACGGTCGGCGGACGGCCGTACGGCTCGCACCGGTATGATTTCTTCGGCCGGACGCACGGCACGGCGGAGACGCTCCTGCCGCTCCTGCGCCGCTTTCCGGCCGGAAAGCGGATCACCTGCCATGCGGACCCGCGACGACCGTTCGAAGCGGTCATCGAACGCTCCGTTCCGGGACGATATTACGTCCGGCTGGCCGCAGGGCTGGCCGGGGCGGCGGCCGGACTGCTCCTGATCGTATGCGCGTTCCGCAGCAGGTTCCGGCGGCGACCGTCCGTTCAGTGA